One Pelodiscus sinensis isolate JC-2024 chromosome 24, ASM4963464v1, whole genome shotgun sequence DNA segment encodes these proteins:
- the NPR1 gene encoding atrial natriuretic peptide receptor 1 isoform X3 — MFPASWGPGGGGVASAPGCCPPWVPAPPAPACPWCAGLRRQAVGPPAPARGLGWPGDSPRLPLGRRASGRARAERQGLPGPLPAGQGLCPLAEGQRDVIAPTPKAATRRLLHTLLNDAPSRPGCAPVVYVCCSPDTFRQLMLQARREGLTRGDYAFFYIDIFGASLQGARFPEPQRPWQRGDQDDADAREAFQAVMIITYKEPENPEYQPFLEQLKQGALSQFNFTLQDGLMNTIAAAFHDGVLLYAQAVHETLQQGGSVRNASAITHRMWNRTFSGVTGFLKIDENGDRESDYALWDMDPAQGAFQVVYSYNGTTKQMSPVLGREIHWPGKGAPRDVPPCGFDNSNPLCKKASFSTLEILALLVSFALLCVAATSFVVYRKLTLEKELAAELWRVRWEDVQSSSLEKNLRSAGSKLTLSLRGSNYGSLLTTEGQFQVFAKTAYYKGNMVAVKHVNRKRIELTRKVLFELKHMRDVQNEHLTRFIGACTDPPNICILTEYCPRGSLQDILENENITLDWMFRYSLTNDIVKGMLFLHNGVIVSHGNLKSSNCVVDSRFVLKITDYGLESFRAAPDADESHALFAKKLWTAPELLRMEVPLAQGTQKGDVYSFGIILQEIALRNGVFYVEGLDLSPKEIIERVKSAERPPFRPSVSLACHIEELGLLMQHCWAEDAQERPDFNHIKILLRKFNRENSSNILDNLLTRMEQYANNLEELVEERTQAYLEEKRKAEALLYQILPHSVAEQLKRGETVQAEAFDSVTIYFSDIVGFTALSAESTPMQVVTLLNDLYTCFDAIIDNFDVYKVETIGDAYMVVSGLPVRNGKLHACEVARMSLALLDAVRTFRIRHRPDQQLKLRVGIHSGPVCAGVVGLKMPRYCLFGDTVNTASRMESNGEALKIHLSSATKSALEEVGCFELELRGDVEMKGKGKMRTYWLLGERVSSTRG, encoded by the exons ATGTTCCCGGCCAGCTGgggcccgggagggggaggggtggcctccgccccgggctgctgcccaccctgggtgcctgccccccctgcacctgcctgcccTTGGTGCGCGGGCCTCCGGCGCCAGGCTGTcgggccccctgctcctgcccgggggctgggctggccgggtGACTCCCCCCGCTTGCCCCTGGGCCGCAGGGCCAGCGGACGTGCCAGGGCTGAGCGCCAGGGTCTGCCAGGGCCTCTCCCTGCCGGGCAAGGGCTGTGCCcgctggcagaggggcagcgggaCGTTATCGCCCCCACGCCTAAGGCTGCAACACGGCGCCTGTTGCACACCCTCCTGAATgacgcccccagcagacccggcTGTGCCCCAG tcgTGTACGTCTGCTGCTCCCCGGACACTTTCCGCCAGCTGATGCTGCAGGCCCGGCGCGAGGGGCTGACGCGGGGGGACTACGCCTTCTTCTACATCGACATCTTCGGGGCCAGCCTGCAGGGCGCCCGCTTCCCCGAGCCCCAGCGGCCCTGGCAGCGCGGGGACCAGGACGACGCCGATGCCAGGGAGGCCTTTCAG gcagtgATGATCATCACCTACAAGGAGCCGGAGAACCCCGAGTACCAGCCCTTCCTGGAGCAGCTCAAGCAGGGGGCCCTGAGCCAGTTCAACTTCACCCTGCAGGACGGGCTG ATGAACACCATCGCGGCGGCCTTCCACGACGGGGTGCTGCTCTATGCCCAGGCCGTGCACGAGACGCTCCAGCAGGGTGGCAGCGTGCGCAACGCCAGCGCCATCACACACCGCATGTGGAACCGCACCTTCTCCG GGGTCACCGGCTTCCTGAAGATTGACGAGAACGGCGACCGGGAGAGCGACTACGCGCTGTGGGACATGGACCCTGCGCAGGGCGCCTTCCAG GTCGTCTACAGCTACAACGGCACCACCAAGCAGATGAGCCCGGTGCTCGGGCGCGAGATCCACTGGCCGGGCAAGGGCGCGCCCCGCGACGTGCCGCCCTGCGGCTTCGACAACAGCAACCCGCTGTGCAAAAAAG CCAGCTTCTCCACCCTGGAGATCCTCGCCCTCCTGGTCAGCTTCGCCCTGCTGTGCGTCGCCGCCACCTCCTTCGTCGTGTACAG GAAGCTGACGCTGGAGAAGGAGCTGGCGGCTGAGCTGTGGCGCGTGCGCTGGGAGGACGTCCAGTCCAGCAGCCTGGAGAAAAACCTGCGCAGTGCGGGGAGCAAGCTGACCCTGTCCCTG AGGGGCTCCAACTACGGCTCCCTCTTGACCACGGAGGGGCAGTTCCAGGTCTTTGCCAAGACAGcctactacaag GGGAACATGGTGGCGGTGAAGCACGTCAACCGGAAGCGAATCGAGCTGACGCGGAAGGTGCTGTTTGAGCTGAAACAC atgAGGGACGTCCAGAACGAACACCTGACCCGCTTCATCGGCGCCTGCACGGACCCCCCGAACATCTGCATCCTGACGGAGTACTGCCCCCGCGGGAGCCTCCAG GACATCCTGGAGAACGAGAACATCACGCTGGACTGGATGTTCCGGTACTCGCTCACCAACGACATCGTTAAG gggaTGCTGTTCCTGCACAACGGGGTGATCGTCTCCCACGGCAACCTCAAGTCCTCCAACTGCGTGGTGGACAGTCGCTTCGTGCTCAAGATCACGGACTACGGGCTGGAGAGCTTCCGCGCGGCCCCCGACGCCGACGAGTCCCACGCGCTCTTCGCCA agaAGCTGTGGACGGCGCCCGAGCTGCTGCGCATGGAGGTTCCCCTGGCCCAGGGCACGCAGAAGGGCGACGTGTACAGCTTTGGGATCATCCTGCAGGAGATCGCCCTGCGCAACGGGGTCTTCTACGTGGAGGGGCTGGACCTGAGCCCCAAAG AGATCATCGAGCGGGTGAAGAGCGCCGAGCGCCCCCCCTTCCGGCCCTCCGTGAGCCTGGCCTGCCACATCGAGGAGCTggggctgctcatgcagcactgctgggccGAGGACGCGCAGGAGCGGCCCGACTTCAACCACATCAAGATCCTGCTCCGCAAGTTCAACAG GGAGAACAGCAGCAACATCCTGGACAACCTGCTGACGCGCATGGAGCAGTACGCCAACAACCTGGAGGAGCTGGTGGAGGAGCGGACCCAGGCCTACCTGGAGGAGAAGCGCAAAGCCGAGGCCCTGCTCTACCAGATCCTGCCCCA CTCCGTGGCGGAGCAGCTGAAGCGCGGGGAGACGGTGCAGGCCGAGGCCTTCGACAGCGTCACCATCTACTTCAGCGACATCGTGGGGTTCACGGCCCTGTCTGCGGAGAGCACCCCCATGCAG GTTGTGACGTTGCTGAACGACCTGTACACCTGCTTCGACGCCATCATCGACAACTTCGACGTCTACAAG GTGGAGACGATCGGTGACGCCTACATGGTGGTGTCGGGGCTGCCCGTGCGCAACGGCAAGCTGCACGCCTGCGAGGTGGCCCGCATGTCCCTGGCCTTGCTCGACGCCGTGCGCACCTTCCGGATCCGCCACCGGCCCGACCAGCAGCTCAAGCTGCGCGTCGGCATCCACAGCG GCCCGGTCTGCGCTGGGGTGGTCGGGCTGAAGATGCCTCGTTACTGCCTCTTTGGGGACACGGTGAACACGGCCTCCCGGATGGAATCCAACGGGGAAG CCCTGAAGATCCACCTGTCGTCGGCCACCAAGAGCGCCCTGGAGGAGGTCGGCTGCTTCGAGCTGGAGCTGCGCGGGGACGTGGAGATGAAG GGCAAGGGCAAGATGCGGACGTACTGGCTGCTGGGCGAGCGCGTGAGCAGCACGCGGGGCTGA